In Halorubellus sp. JP-L1, one DNA window encodes the following:
- a CDS encoding 30S ribosomal protein S11, with product MAEQEDDKWGIAHVHASYNNTVMTVTDLTGAETIAKSSGGTAVKQNRDEASPYAAMQMVESLADEIRASGIEGLHVRVRGPGGNLQKSPGPGAQAAIRALAREDFEIGRIEDVTPIPHDGSRAPKGKGGF from the coding sequence ATGGCAGAACAGGAAGACGACAAGTGGGGGATCGCCCACGTGCACGCATCGTACAACAACACGGTGATGACCGTGACGGACCTCACGGGTGCCGAGACCATCGCGAAGTCCTCTGGCGGGACTGCCGTCAAGCAGAACCGCGACGAGGCGTCGCCGTACGCGGCGATGCAGATGGTCGAGAGTCTCGCCGACGAGATCCGAGCGTCCGGCATCGAGGGTCTCCACGTCCGCGTTCGCGGACCTGGCGGCAACCTCCAGAAGTCCCCGGGCCCGGGTGCGCAGGCCGCGATTCGCGCGCTCGCTCGCGAGGACTTCGAGATCGGTCGCATCGAGGACGTGACTCCCATCCCGCACGACGGTTCCCGTGCCCCCAAGGGCAAGGGCGGATTCTGA
- a CDS encoding ABC transporter substrate-binding protein produces the protein MTQQDRDDVSRRKFVATASVAGAFGLAGCMGNDEGTATDGDGGDGGDGTDGTDSDGGDGGDGGSGNELNVLHGWTGSDGSRAAEALVSTFEEKHPDVPMNVEPIGGGGNQNLDTVVANRLQAGNPPSAFANWPGPNLQKYEGVLGDVGDVWEENDFADVHIEEAESLHQMGGTFRAVPLGSHQLNCLFYNVSVVEEAGVDPDSLTDVSSLLSALETVGSETDAVPMTQAMSGTWTITQLWAQVMLGQEGYQPYMDFIEGNGSESAVRSSFETVAEIHENHISDDASSLNLTTSMENIVNGDAAFIHQGNWAAGAFRGAEDFEYDSEWGYVPFPGTGNMYTLHFDSMLYPSDNPSPENSKTWMAYVGSEDAQIAYNQYKGSIPTRTDVSMDAFGPYLQEAAEQFANAEHRPPTLQHGLAVPASTMTSLNDVISQNFTGPYDVDGATSGFMDAV, from the coding sequence ATGACACAGCAAGACCGCGACGACGTCTCACGGCGTAAGTTCGTTGCGACGGCATCGGTCGCTGGCGCATTCGGGCTCGCCGGCTGCATGGGGAACGACGAAGGCACCGCAACCGACGGCGACGGCGGCGACGGTGGCGACGGTACCGACGGTACCGACAGCGACGGCGGCGACGGCGGCGACGGTGGCTCTGGAAACGAGCTCAACGTCCTCCACGGATGGACGGGGAGCGACGGCTCCAGGGCAGCCGAAGCGCTCGTCTCCACGTTCGAGGAGAAGCACCCGGACGTCCCGATGAACGTCGAACCCATCGGAGGGGGCGGGAACCAGAACCTCGACACCGTCGTCGCGAACCGACTCCAGGCGGGCAACCCGCCGAGCGCGTTCGCGAACTGGCCCGGCCCGAACCTCCAGAAGTACGAGGGCGTCCTCGGCGACGTCGGCGACGTCTGGGAGGAGAACGACTTCGCCGACGTCCACATCGAGGAAGCGGAGTCGCTCCACCAGATGGGAGGCACGTTCCGTGCCGTCCCGCTGGGCTCCCACCAGCTGAACTGCCTGTTCTACAACGTGTCCGTCGTCGAAGAAGCGGGCGTCGACCCAGACAGCCTCACCGACGTCTCCTCGCTGCTCTCCGCACTCGAGACCGTCGGCAGCGAGACGGACGCGGTCCCGATGACCCAGGCCATGAGCGGTACGTGGACGATCACGCAGCTCTGGGCGCAGGTCATGCTCGGTCAGGAGGGCTACCAGCCGTACATGGACTTCATCGAGGGCAACGGCTCCGAGAGCGCCGTTCGCTCCTCGTTCGAGACCGTCGCCGAGATCCACGAGAACCACATCTCGGACGACGCGTCCTCGCTCAACCTGACGACGTCCATGGAGAACATCGTCAACGGCGACGCCGCGTTCATCCACCAGGGGAACTGGGCCGCCGGCGCGTTCCGCGGCGCGGAGGACTTCGAGTACGACTCCGAGTGGGGGTACGTGCCGTTCCCCGGCACCGGGAACATGTACACGCTGCACTTCGACTCGATGCTCTACCCGAGCGACAACCCCTCGCCGGAGAACTCCAAGACCTGGATGGCGTACGTCGGCTCCGAGGACGCCCAGATCGCGTACAACCAGTACAAGGGGTCAATCCCGACGCGAACCGACGTCAGCATGGACGCGTTCGGTCCCTACCTGCAGGAGGCGGCCGAGCAATTCGCGAACGCCGAACACCGTCCGCCGACGCTCCAGCACGGCCTCGCGGTCCCCGCCAGCACGATGACGTCGCTCAACGACGTCATCTCGCAGAACTTCACGGGACCGTACGACGTCGACGGTGCGACCTCCGGGTTCATGGACGCAGTGTAG
- a CDS encoding DUF4013 domain-containing protein: MRPNRFGVFEYPIAGKDREWPVVVGWILVMVSFVIPVAPLVPYLGYLVRVLAASSREDATPPIRTDPVGLLTQGILGSVIVATYLLPPVLALLVTVYGASERAGAVDVGFSDSLVLYAGSTVVLAVFLLAVFLVPIALARYADDGFRAAFGARGIAPVASHAAYFARWMAGTVALVLTAAFANVAVQVDRAGPVIASLVVAYGVVLAAHLWGVGVRLARER, encoded by the coding sequence ATGCGCCCCAATCGGTTCGGCGTCTTCGAGTATCCGATCGCCGGCAAGGACCGCGAGTGGCCGGTCGTCGTCGGGTGGATACTGGTCATGGTCTCGTTCGTGATCCCGGTCGCGCCGCTCGTTCCCTACCTCGGGTACCTCGTGCGCGTCCTCGCCGCGAGTTCGCGCGAGGACGCGACGCCACCGATCCGGACCGACCCCGTCGGACTCCTCACGCAAGGCATCCTGGGGAGCGTGATCGTCGCCACCTACTTGCTCCCGCCGGTCCTCGCGCTCCTCGTCACCGTCTACGGCGCCAGCGAACGCGCTGGTGCGGTCGACGTCGGCTTCTCCGACTCGCTCGTGCTCTACGCCGGATCGACCGTCGTCCTCGCCGTCTTCCTGCTCGCCGTCTTCCTCGTCCCGATCGCGCTCGCCCGCTACGCCGACGACGGGTTCCGCGCCGCGTTCGGCGCCCGCGGCATCGCCCCCGTCGCCAGTCACGCCGCGTACTTCGCGCGCTGGATGGCCGGCACCGTCGCACTCGTACTGACGGCGGCGTTCGCCAACGTCGCCGTCCAGGTCGACCGCGCAGGGCCCGTCATCGCGTCCCTCGTCGTCGCGTACGGCGTCGTCCTCGCCGCGCACCTCTGGGGCGTCGGCGTCCGCCTCGCCCGCGAACGCTGA
- a CDS encoding PH domain-containing protein, translating into METLHERVRVQWTVRAVLAAAVLAGIAYGATVLLDVSPATAVVAGVFVVVVAVGAVHAVLLYARWRFDLESDALYLERGVFTHVETAVPYVRVQHVDTQRTPLDRLLGISRVVVYTAGSRGADVTVPGLTVDRARSLRNELRELAVDAEPDDAV; encoded by the coding sequence ATGGAGACTCTGCACGAGCGCGTTCGCGTCCAGTGGACGGTTCGCGCCGTCCTCGCCGCCGCCGTCCTCGCGGGCATCGCGTACGGCGCGACGGTACTGCTCGACGTCTCGCCGGCGACCGCCGTCGTCGCCGGCGTGTTCGTCGTCGTCGTCGCCGTCGGCGCGGTCCACGCCGTCCTGCTGTACGCTCGCTGGCGATTCGACCTGGAATCCGACGCGCTCTACCTCGAACGGGGCGTGTTCACGCACGTCGAGACCGCGGTACCGTACGTCCGCGTCCAGCACGTCGACACGCAACGCACGCCGCTGGATCGCCTGCTCGGCATCTCGCGCGTCGTCGTCTACACCGCCGGGTCGCGCGGCGCGGACGTCACCGTCCCGGGACTGACCGTCGACCGCGCGCGCTCGCTCCGAAACGAACTCCGCGAACTCGCCGTGGACGCGGAACCCGACGACGCCGTCTAG
- a CDS encoding PH domain-containing protein: MTMERLHPLSAVLRVASYGANGFAIPAVLSLVAGGFVEARVGVGGGDLFAVLAPAGLVAGATFGYLSYRRFAYELTPDTFDVASGVVGRTEREIPIRRIQNVDIQQNLVHQLFDVAVIRIETAGGGGTEATLSVVGLDEAHALQRGIRERRARLRASDDGDGDSTTEGASVADDASAAGDVAGASGATVADDATAIDDGAAATRAKDEERWDGDPDTWEGDSDTWDEDAAPGREGAEDWSDERGEWTAESYEPLLSLRVTDLLVLAATNFQLGSLLFVLVGFPLAGDLATNVLLAVAEPLGGPESIDPSAMTVDQYVVLGGTAGPLVLVAGYVLSAVRAVLEYYEFELGRRGNDLVYERGLFQRYSGSIPTDKIQTLTVRETAPMRWLGFAALDVETAGYGSGSGGGGGTQAAVPVAVRARVTTLAHDLFEYDDVALERPPKRARQRYAVRYALVVLAVLAIAYGASALLSGFTLWYVPAVALLVVPVAAHLKWVHRGYALTDDHVVVRTGFWRRRTHVVPYYRLQTIVGEATVFQRRRDLASLVADTASSATLARSAPTAHDLDADDVSRLQRDLRDRLQAHLRGDRRPVDTDASADSNADA, translated from the coding sequence ATGACGATGGAACGCCTCCATCCGCTGTCCGCGGTCCTCCGCGTGGCGTCGTACGGCGCGAACGGCTTCGCCATCCCGGCGGTGCTGTCGCTCGTCGCTGGAGGGTTCGTCGAGGCCCGCGTCGGGGTCGGCGGCGGCGACCTCTTCGCCGTCCTCGCACCGGCCGGCCTCGTCGCTGGAGCGACGTTCGGCTACCTCTCCTACCGCCGGTTCGCGTACGAACTCACGCCGGACACGTTCGACGTCGCGTCCGGCGTCGTCGGCCGCACCGAACGCGAGATCCCGATCCGCCGCATCCAGAACGTCGACATCCAGCAGAACCTCGTCCACCAGCTGTTCGACGTCGCCGTCATCCGCATCGAGACCGCCGGCGGTGGCGGGACCGAGGCGACGCTGTCGGTCGTCGGCCTCGACGAGGCGCACGCGCTCCAGCGCGGCATCCGCGAACGCCGGGCGCGACTCCGCGCGTCCGACGACGGAGACGGCGACTCGACGACCGAAGGTGCGTCGGTCGCCGACGATGCGAGCGCCGCGGGCGACGTCGCGGGTGCGAGCGGTGCGACGGTCGCCGACGACGCGACCGCTATCGACGACGGAGCGGCCGCCACGCGAGCGAAGGACGAGGAGCGGTGGGATGGGGACCCGGACACCTGGGAGGGGGATTCGGACACCTGGGACGAGGACGCGGCTCCCGGCCGAGAGGGCGCCGAGGACTGGTCGGACGAGCGCGGCGAGTGGACGGCGGAGTCATACGAGCCGCTGCTCTCGCTGCGCGTAACCGACTTGCTCGTGCTCGCCGCGACGAACTTCCAGCTCGGCTCGCTCCTGTTCGTGCTCGTCGGGTTCCCGCTCGCGGGCGACCTCGCGACGAACGTCCTCCTCGCCGTGGCCGAACCCCTCGGCGGCCCCGAGAGCATCGACCCGAGTGCGATGACGGTCGACCAGTACGTCGTCCTCGGCGGGACCGCCGGCCCGCTCGTCCTCGTCGCCGGGTACGTCCTCAGCGCCGTCCGGGCTGTGCTCGAGTACTACGAGTTCGAACTCGGCCGCCGCGGGAACGACCTCGTGTACGAGCGCGGGCTCTTCCAGCGGTACTCCGGGTCGATCCCCACGGACAAGATTCAGACGCTCACGGTTCGCGAGACCGCGCCGATGCGGTGGCTCGGGTTCGCCGCGCTCGACGTGGAGACCGCCGGATACGGGAGCGGGTCCGGCGGCGGCGGCGGAACGCAGGCCGCGGTTCCCGTCGCCGTTCGCGCTCGCGTCACCACGCTCGCGCACGACCTCTTCGAGTACGACGACGTCGCCCTGGAACGGCCGCCCAAGCGCGCCCGCCAGCGGTACGCCGTCCGGTACGCGCTCGTCGTCCTCGCCGTCCTCGCGATCGCATACGGTGCGTCGGCGCTCCTCTCGGGGTTCACGCTCTGGTACGTCCCCGCCGTCGCGCTACTCGTCGTTCCCGTGGCCGCGCACCTGAAGTGGGTGCACCGCGGGTACGCGCTCACGGACGACCACGTCGTCGTCCGCACCGGGTTCTGGCGGCGACGCACGCACGTCGTCCCCTACTATCGACTGCAGACCATCGTCGGCGAGGCGACCGTGTTCCAGCGCCGCCGCGACCTCGCGTCGCTCGTCGCGGACACCGCCAGTTCCGCGACGCTCGCCCGGTCCGCGCCGACCGCGCACGACCTCGACGCGGACGACGTCAGCCGCCTCCAGCGCGACCTCCGCGACCGACTGCAGGCGCACCTCCGCGGCGACCGCCGACCGGTCGACACGGACGCGAGCGCGGACTCGAACGCGGACGCCTGA
- a CDS encoding 30S ribosomal protein S13, giving the protein MSEEQPQGDTEDDEDLRYFVRIGQTDLDGTKSVERSLIEMNGIGRRTARIIAHEADVDRTATFGRLEDDEIDAVVEIVENYAEEVPDWLNNRQTAFYSGETTHEVGNDLNMARRHDINRLKMIEAYRGVRHKRGQKVRGQRTKSTGRTEGTIGVNVEEIREEQAEEEAAAEGEDE; this is encoded by the coding sequence ATGAGCGAAGAACAACCACAGGGCGACACCGAGGACGACGAAGACCTTCGTTACTTCGTCCGAATCGGCCAGACAGACCTCGACGGGACGAAGTCCGTCGAGCGGTCGCTCATCGAGATGAACGGCATCGGGCGACGCACGGCGAGAATCATCGCCCACGAGGCTGACGTCGACCGGACGGCCACCTTCGGCCGCCTGGAAGACGATGAGATCGACGCCGTCGTCGAAATCGTAGAGAACTACGCCGAGGAAGTCCCCGACTGGCTCAACAACCGCCAGACGGCCTTCTACTCCGGCGAGACCACGCACGAGGTCGGGAACGACCTCAACATGGCTCGCCGCCACGACATCAACCGCCTCAAGATGATCGAGGCGTACCGTGGCGTCCGCCACAAGCGCGGACAGAAGGTCCGCGGCCAGCGGACGAAGTCCACCGGTCGTACCGAGGGGACCATCGGCGTCAACGTCGAAGAGATTCGCGAAGAACAGGCCGAGGAAGAGGCCGCAGCCGAGGGTGAGGACGAATAA
- a CDS encoding carbohydrate ABC transporter permease — MTEIDPTDDTSETTKTDDATTAAQADGGDIDARTDGGTTADADPAPGVTEDARGGRFQVDPSRVVLYAVLLLVTAFYLTPLESGVVTSFKTNTAVTQTFPFAPPLGDGFTTDKWATAFDMLGRGLLNSALYAIPATLLSGFLGSIAAYGLTQATWKRRYKAIFLALFVAGVFIPYQAVLVPLTEFWTNVVNLNDLLGFLWSSGIPESYANLIELSLTHVAYGIPVCTVLFRSYYKNMSEEMIESARLDGATLRRVYRRIVLPLSTPMFAVVLIYQFTQIWNDLLFALILVSSATSEAAPATLVLAGLGVDLSGTNFGLQMAGALLTALPTIAVYVMFSEEFSEGVAT, encoded by the coding sequence ATGACAGAGATCGATCCGACGGACGACACCAGCGAGACCACGAAGACGGACGACGCGACGACGGCCGCGCAGGCCGACGGCGGGGATATCGACGCGCGCACGGACGGCGGGACGACCGCGGACGCCGATCCCGCGCCGGGCGTGACCGAGGACGCCCGCGGAGGACGCTTCCAGGTTGACCCCTCGCGCGTCGTCCTCTACGCCGTCCTCCTGCTCGTGACGGCGTTCTACCTGACGCCGCTGGAGTCCGGCGTCGTCACGTCGTTCAAGACGAACACCGCGGTGACGCAGACGTTCCCGTTCGCGCCACCGCTCGGCGACGGCTTCACGACAGATAAGTGGGCGACAGCGTTCGACATGCTCGGACGCGGCCTGCTCAACAGCGCGCTGTACGCCATCCCGGCGACGCTCCTCTCCGGCTTCCTCGGGAGCATCGCCGCGTACGGCCTCACGCAAGCGACCTGGAAGCGCCGGTACAAGGCGATCTTCCTGGCGCTGTTCGTCGCCGGCGTGTTCATCCCCTACCAGGCGGTGCTCGTCCCGCTCACGGAGTTCTGGACGAACGTCGTCAACCTCAACGACTTGCTCGGCTTCCTCTGGTCGTCGGGCATCCCCGAGTCGTACGCGAACCTGATCGAGCTCTCGCTCACGCACGTCGCGTACGGGATCCCCGTCTGTACCGTGCTGTTCCGGTCGTACTACAAGAACATGAGCGAGGAGATGATCGAGTCCGCGCGCCTCGACGGCGCCACGCTCCGGCGCGTCTACCGGCGGATCGTGCTGCCGCTGTCGACGCCGATGTTCGCGGTCGTCCTCATCTACCAGTTCACGCAGATCTGGAACGACCTCCTGTTCGCGCTCATCCTCGTCTCCTCGGCGACGAGCGAGGCCGCACCCGCGACGCTCGTGCTCGCGGGCCTCGGCGTCGACCTGTCGGGGACGAACTTCGGCCTCCAGATGGCCGGCGCGCTACTGACCGCACTCCCGACGATCGCGGTCTACGTCATGTTCAGCGAGGAGTTCTCCGAGGGGGTGGCGACGTGA
- a CDS encoding ABC transporter ATP-binding protein, with the protein MTELELDSVTKVFQDGDDHIVAVDDVSLTLGDEEFLVVVGPSGCGKSTTLRMVAGLETVTSGEIRLGGRVMNDVKSQHRDIAMVFQSYALYPHMTVRGNMAFGLEESTDLPKSEIQSRVEEAASMMGIEDLLDRRPRELSGGQQQRVALGRAIVRDPEVFLMDEPLSNLDAKLRSQMRTELQRIQEDLGVTTMYVTHDQTEAMTMGDRIAILNDGELQQIATPLECYHEPANRFVAGFVGEPSMNFFEMTVTDGRLESEAFSYPLGADLRESIGDASEVVLGVRPEAVELVSDATGAHDFETVVDVIEPMGNENTLYLDFEGSDETLVATTSGMRRIAEGDKAVARISEDSIHLFDGRTGEALHNRPIAGEEPADVATD; encoded by the coding sequence ATGACAGAACTCGAACTCGACTCGGTGACGAAGGTGTTCCAGGACGGCGACGACCACATCGTCGCCGTCGACGACGTATCGCTCACGCTCGGCGACGAGGAGTTCCTCGTCGTCGTCGGCCCATCCGGCTGCGGGAAGTCGACGACGCTCCGGATGGTCGCCGGCCTCGAGACGGTGACAAGCGGCGAGATACGGCTCGGCGGGCGGGTGATGAACGACGTGAAGTCCCAGCATCGGGACATCGCGATGGTGTTCCAGTCGTACGCGCTATACCCGCACATGACCGTACGCGGTAACATGGCGTTCGGGCTCGAGGAGTCCACGGACCTCCCGAAATCGGAGATCCAGTCCCGCGTCGAGGAGGCAGCGTCGATGATGGGCATCGAGGACCTCCTCGACCGACGGCCGCGCGAACTATCTGGCGGCCAACAGCAGCGCGTCGCCCTGGGTCGCGCGATCGTCCGCGACCCCGAGGTGTTCCTGATGGACGAACCGCTGTCGAACCTCGACGCGAAGCTGCGCTCGCAGATGCGGACGGAACTCCAGCGGATCCAGGAGGACCTCGGCGTGACGACGATGTACGTCACGCACGACCAGACCGAAGCGATGACGATGGGCGACCGGATCGCCATCCTCAACGACGGCGAACTCCAGCAGATCGCCACGCCCCTGGAGTGCTATCACGAGCCCGCGAACCGGTTCGTCGCGGGGTTCGTCGGCGAACCCTCGATGAACTTCTTCGAGATGACCGTGACCGACGGCCGCCTCGAGAGCGAGGCGTTCAGTTACCCGCTCGGCGCCGACCTTCGCGAGTCGATCGGGGACGCGAGCGAGGTCGTCCTCGGCGTCAGGCCTGAAGCGGTCGAACTCGTCTCGGACGCCACGGGCGCGCACGACTTCGAGACCGTCGTCGACGTCATCGAGCCGATGGGGAACGAGAACACGCTGTACCTGGACTTCGAGGGGTCCGACGAGACGCTCGTCGCGACCACCAGCGGGATGCGACGGATCGCGGAAGGCGACAAGGCGGTCGCTCGCATCAGCGAAGACTCGATCCACCTGTTCGACGGCCGGACGGGCGAGGCCCTCCACAACCGACCGATCGCGGGCGAAGAACCCGCGGACGTCGCGACCGACTGA
- a CDS encoding carbohydrate ABC transporter permease, producing MRRALTESDDEREPRTDGGVTAGGDQGRSVGPVTRIKDRFEGRFGSDFLESAPFWLPPFLLMALFVYGAILWNFFLSLTDYSGFGGADYSQLDFEMYTRAFGDPNVWNAVTNTFLLVVGFTVGTLAIGLVLAILIDRGIRFENAFRTIYLLPMSLSFVVTAQFWLWMYNYNEGIMNQFFGLFGLGPFSYLGNQSIALWAVVFALIWQFSGYAMVVYLAGLRAIPDEMYEAAKTDGASTFRMYWRIIIPQLKGATISAAVILMVFALKAFDFLYSLVSGYRPPTGTDILSTLMVRTAYSNTEWAYGAAIAIILFVLALGIIGPYLVYEFRRDNL from the coding sequence TTGCGACGAGCACTCACCGAGTCAGACGACGAGCGAGAGCCACGCACGGACGGCGGCGTCACCGCGGGCGGCGACCAGGGGCGCTCGGTCGGCCCCGTGACGCGCATCAAGGACCGATTCGAGGGACGCTTCGGGAGCGACTTCCTCGAATCCGCGCCGTTCTGGCTCCCGCCGTTCCTCCTGATGGCGCTGTTCGTGTACGGCGCCATCCTCTGGAACTTCTTCCTCTCGCTGACCGACTACAGCGGGTTCGGCGGCGCCGACTACTCCCAGCTGGACTTCGAGATGTACACGCGAGCGTTCGGGGACCCGAACGTCTGGAACGCCGTGACGAACACGTTCCTCCTCGTCGTCGGCTTCACGGTCGGCACGCTCGCGATCGGGCTCGTACTCGCGATCCTCATCGATCGCGGGATCCGGTTCGAGAACGCGTTCCGCACGATCTACTTGCTCCCGATGAGCCTCTCGTTCGTCGTCACCGCCCAGTTCTGGCTGTGGATGTACAACTACAACGAGGGGATCATGAACCAGTTCTTCGGGCTGTTCGGACTCGGCCCGTTCTCCTACCTCGGGAATCAATCGATCGCACTCTGGGCGGTCGTGTTCGCGCTCATCTGGCAGTTCTCGGGGTACGCGATGGTCGTCTACCTCGCCGGCCTCCGCGCGATCCCCGACGAGATGTACGAGGCCGCGAAGACCGACGGCGCCTCGACGTTCCGGATGTACTGGCGGATCATCATCCCCCAGTTGAAGGGTGCGACGATCAGCGCCGCCGTCATCCTGATGGTGTTCGCGCTGAAGGCGTTCGACTTCCTCTACTCGCTCGTCTCGGGCTACCGGCCGCCGACGGGCACGGACATCCTCTCGACGCTGATGGTACGGACCGCCTACTCGAACACCGAGTGGGCGTACGGTGCCGCGATCGCGATCATCCTGTTCGTGCTCGCGCTCGGCATCATCGGCCCGTACCTCGTCTACGAGTTCCGGAGGGACAACCTATGA
- a CDS encoding PQQ-binding-like beta-propeller repeat protein, which yields MNRRSLLAGVGLCSLAGCLRLDQASGTSTRATTARTERESSTETVDGDAETTETDSTEDAEPTESSDAISLELTWRFSNQYVSHLAETDDAFYTVRSGGVEKRAVDGRRRWQKTELSESRHGGSVVADGDIAVVALEPSTESEGVRVIVLDDATGDVRFEHAAPSDGDHYSVGSVVLTDEVVVVATQGSGSGDDQRPRVTAIDRETGDVNWHVDFDDGFVSGLLPYENHLFVTVTDHVLDVDLATGTTNQRHDVFWGFSEPTVADGTVYGGKGPFEARTLPEFVEEWSHEPLADVSSQTSPLVAEGTVVFGTDAGHVVSLNRTDGEARWQDRVNGKVVGVERVRDAVWVLDEAGYAYAFDLDDGTRLYEERFDDERRRIAAIDDVVVLGNEAYRVERTAEN from the coding sequence ATGAATCGACGCAGTCTCCTCGCTGGGGTGGGCCTGTGCTCGCTCGCCGGTTGCCTCCGACTCGACCAGGCGTCGGGCACCTCGACCCGAGCGACGACCGCACGAACCGAGCGCGAATCGAGCACCGAGACCGTCGATGGCGACGCGGAGACGACCGAGACGGACTCGACGGAGGACGCGGAGCCGACCGAATCGAGCGATGCGATCTCGCTCGAACTGACGTGGCGGTTCTCGAACCAGTACGTCTCTCATCTCGCCGAGACCGACGACGCGTTCTACACCGTGCGCTCCGGAGGGGTCGAGAAGCGAGCGGTCGACGGGCGGCGACGCTGGCAGAAGACGGAGCTCTCGGAGTCGCGGCACGGTGGAAGCGTCGTCGCAGATGGCGACATCGCCGTGGTCGCACTCGAGCCATCGACGGAGTCGGAGGGCGTCCGCGTTATCGTGCTCGACGACGCCACCGGGGACGTCCGCTTCGAGCACGCCGCGCCGTCCGACGGCGACCACTACAGCGTCGGCTCGGTCGTGCTGACCGACGAGGTCGTCGTCGTCGCTACGCAGGGAAGCGGCTCGGGCGACGACCAGCGACCGCGCGTCACCGCGATCGATCGCGAGACCGGCGACGTCAACTGGCACGTCGACTTCGACGACGGGTTCGTCAGCGGACTCCTCCCGTACGAGAACCACCTGTTCGTCACCGTCACCGACCACGTCCTCGACGTCGACCTCGCCACCGGGACGACGAACCAGCGACACGACGTCTTCTGGGGGTTCTCCGAGCCGACGGTCGCCGACGGCACCGTCTACGGCGGGAAGGGCCCGTTCGAAGCGCGAACGCTCCCCGAGTTCGTCGAGGAGTGGAGCCACGAGCCTCTCGCGGACGTCAGCTCGCAGACGTCGCCGCTCGTCGCCGAGGGAACCGTCGTCTTCGGCACTGACGCCGGCCACGTCGTCTCGCTGAACCGGACCGATGGCGAGGCTCGCTGGCAGGACCGAGTGAACGGCAAGGTCGTCGGCGTCGAGCGCGTCCGGGACGCCGTCTGGGTGCTCGACGAAGCGGGGTACGCGTACGCGTTCGACCTCGACGACGGCACCCGGCTCTACGAGGAGCGCTTCGACGACGAACGACGGAGGATCGCAGCGATCGACGACGTGGTCGTCCTCGGGAACGAAGCGTACCGCGTCGAGCGCACCGCGGAGAACTGA
- a CDS encoding 30S ribosomal protein S4, which yields MATGKNTKAYETPNHPWQGERIAEEHGLLDTYGLKNKEELWRVQSQLRSFRREARDLLGSAQTAEAAEEAGQEFLARLKRIGVLDEGDELDDILSLEINDLLERRLQTVAYRKGLANTTQQARQFIVHGHVTVDGARVTRPSYTVAVDEEDAVEFDETSELADELHPERAEGQ from the coding sequence ATGGCAACCGGAAAGAACACCAAAGCCTACGAGACGCCGAACCACCCGTGGCAGGGCGAACGCATCGCCGAGGAACACGGCCTTCTCGACACGTACGGCCTGAAGAACAAGGAGGAACTCTGGCGCGTGCAGTCCCAGCTGCGGTCGTTCCGCCGGGAAGCACGTGACCTGCTCGGGTCCGCACAGACTGCGGAAGCGGCCGAGGAGGCCGGACAGGAGTTCCTCGCGCGACTGAAGCGCATCGGCGTGCTCGACGAGGGCGACGAACTCGACGACATCCTGAGTCTCGAGATCAACGACCTCCTCGAACGCCGCCTGCAGACGGTCGCGTACCGCAAGGGCCTCGCGAACACCACCCAGCAGGCACGACAGTTCATCGTGCACGGGCACGTCACGGTCGACGGTGCCCGCGTCACGCGACCGTCGTACACGGTCGCCGTCGACGAGGAGGACGCCGTCGAGTTCGACGAGACGAGCGAGCTCGCGGACGAACTCCACCCCGAACGCGCGGAGGGTCAGTAA